A window of the Microbulbifer aggregans genome harbors these coding sequences:
- a CDS encoding YqcC family protein: MQSIYLEVADQLLQLEMELRRQNLWQAEPPAPEALASTEPFCVDTLSLPQWLQFVFLPRMSQLIELEQPLPRQCGIAPIAEEFFRNTGGGEPLITLLADIDTLLQQG, translated from the coding sequence GTCGCTGACCAACTGTTGCAGCTTGAAATGGAGCTGCGCCGACAGAACCTCTGGCAGGCTGAGCCGCCGGCGCCGGAAGCCCTGGCCAGTACCGAACCTTTCTGTGTCGACACCCTTTCCCTGCCGCAGTGGTTGCAGTTTGTCTTCCTGCCGCGGATGAGCCAGCTGATTGAACTGGAGCAGCCTCTGCCGCGGCAATGTGGGATTGCGCCCATCGCCGAGGAATTCTTCCGCAATACTGGGGGCGGCGAGCCCCTGATCACCCTGCTGGCAGACATCGATACCCTTCTGCAGCAGGGCTGA
- a CDS encoding ATP-dependent zinc protease: MRTSPLILLLLAPLMAGCESLHFPWQKSTPAVIESGPPAEAAAAREAAQQCPPVQEVVCAEPEVKVVERVIERTYEKVVEVPVAKDKLVLGSVETVAIEPGGLLLESLIDTGAPTSSLSVTELKPFERDGKEWVRFKVGAGDEDDGVSVELPVKRYVRVARPGFETQRRPVVNMSLTVGDVTHMVEVNLTDRTSLDYRLLVGRNFLKDAAVVDVSRRKVQGQPRPPQPK; encoded by the coding sequence ATGCGGACTTCTCCCTTAATTTTGCTGCTGCTCGCCCCGCTCATGGCCGGTTGCGAGTCGCTGCACTTCCCCTGGCAGAAATCGACTCCGGCAGTTATCGAGTCGGGGCCCCCTGCCGAAGCTGCCGCTGCCCGGGAGGCGGCCCAGCAGTGTCCACCGGTGCAAGAGGTGGTCTGTGCCGAGCCCGAGGTCAAAGTCGTCGAGCGCGTGATTGAACGAACTTATGAAAAAGTCGTCGAAGTGCCCGTCGCCAAGGACAAGCTGGTACTGGGCAGCGTGGAAACTGTGGCCATCGAGCCGGGCGGGTTGCTGCTCGAATCCCTAATCGACACCGGTGCCCCCACCTCATCCCTGAGTGTGACCGAGCTGAAACCGTTTGAGCGGGACGGCAAGGAATGGGTGCGCTTCAAAGTCGGTGCTGGTGACGAGGATGACGGCGTGTCCGTCGAGCTGCCGGTCAAGCGCTATGTGCGTGTGGCCCGGCCCGGCTTTGAGACCCAGCGGCGCCCAGTGGTGAACATGAGCCTGACTGTGGGTGACGTCACTCACATGGTGGAGGTGAACCTGACTGATCGCACCAGCCTCGACTACCGTCTGCTGGTGGGACGGAATTTCCTCAAGGATGCCGCCGTGGTCGACGTGAGCCGGCGCAAGGTACAGGGACAGCCACGGCCACCGCAGCCAAAATAA
- a CDS encoding UUP1 family membrane protein, whose product MSPRAQVYILAVILTLMGAGLTIYKNRELGFPLLPGEYRTVWTIEAKVRFTADGGPVKASLTLPRAQRNMEVLGETFSSSGFGFNIVSDDDEYRAVWSRRSASGNQSLFYQLDVHQTPGAPLEQPLDLSTEVEQPFLGAREQEAVRQAIYSLVEGARDRSADTRTFTTQLLTALNDPRNQDRNLIFGYFKDRTLVDVALTVLAAAEIPAHRIRGLYLEDDRRRLDPEDLLEVYDGRRWVVFEPNTGNPGVPRNFFIWQRGGKSLLDVEGGRNSRVTFSVISNDVPARDVAMLSTSNEKEALVDFSIYSLPIEQQSIFKLILLVPVGALVVVLLRVFVGLRTSGTFMPVLLAIAFIETRLFTGLSIFVLILVLGLWVRFYLSRLNLLLVARIAAVVVTVVILMGAISVVSYKLGIEQALTVTFFPMIILAWTIERMSIVWEEDGPYEVVVQAGGSLLVAVLAWWVMTNRFVEHWTFNFPELLLVLLGIILIVGNYTGYRLGELMRFRQLVR is encoded by the coding sequence ATGTCGCCACGCGCTCAGGTATATATCCTTGCCGTGATACTCACCCTGATGGGTGCCGGCCTGACCATCTATAAAAACCGCGAACTGGGTTTCCCCCTGTTGCCGGGTGAATACCGCACCGTCTGGACCATTGAGGCCAAGGTGCGCTTCACGGCAGACGGCGGACCAGTCAAGGCGTCCCTCACGCTTCCCCGCGCACAGCGCAATATGGAAGTCCTCGGCGAGACCTTCAGCTCCTCGGGCTTTGGGTTCAATATTGTCAGCGACGATGATGAGTACCGCGCGGTATGGTCGCGCCGGTCGGCCTCTGGTAATCAGTCCCTGTTCTACCAGCTGGATGTTCACCAGACCCCGGGCGCACCACTGGAGCAGCCCCTCGACCTGAGCACCGAGGTGGAACAGCCTTTCCTGGGTGCCCGTGAGCAGGAGGCGGTGCGCCAGGCGATATACAGCCTGGTGGAAGGTGCGCGCGATCGCTCGGCAGACACCAGGACCTTTACCACGCAGCTTCTTACCGCGCTGAATGATCCCCGCAACCAGGACCGCAACCTGATCTTCGGTTACTTCAAGGACCGCACCCTGGTCGACGTGGCGCTGACAGTGCTGGCCGCAGCCGAGATCCCGGCCCACCGTATTCGCGGCCTCTACCTTGAGGACGACCGCCGGCGACTCGATCCGGAGGATCTGCTGGAGGTTTACGACGGGCGCCGCTGGGTGGTGTTTGAGCCCAATACCGGCAACCCCGGTGTACCCAGGAATTTCTTTATCTGGCAGCGGGGCGGCAAGAGCCTGCTGGACGTTGAGGGCGGGCGTAATTCCCGCGTGACCTTCTCTGTCATCTCCAATGATGTCCCGGCGCGGGACGTAGCCATGCTCAGCACCAGCAACGAGAAAGAGGCGCTGGTGGATTTCTCCATTTACAGCCTGCCCATTGAGCAGCAGAGCATTTTCAAGCTGATCCTGCTGGTGCCGGTGGGGGCACTGGTGGTGGTCTTGCTACGGGTTTTCGTGGGGCTGCGCACCTCGGGCACCTTTATGCCGGTGCTGCTGGCCATCGCCTTTATCGAGACGCGACTGTTTACCGGCCTGTCCATCTTTGTCCTGATTCTGGTGCTGGGCCTGTGGGTGCGTTTTTACCTCAGCAGGCTCAACCTGTTACTTGTGGCGAGGATCGCCGCTGTGGTGGTCACGGTGGTGATATTGATGGGGGCGATCAGTGTTGTCAGCTACAAGCTCGGTATCGAGCAGGCGCTGACGGTAACCTTCTTCCCGATGATTATTCTCGCCTGGACCATCGAGCGCATGTCGATTGTCTGGGAGGAGGACGGGCCCTATGAGGTCGTGGTCCAGGCCGGCGGCAGCCTGCTGGTGGCCGTGCTGGCCTGGTGGGTGATGACAAACCGTTTCGTTGAGCACTGGACGTTCAACTTCCCAGAGCTGCTGCTGGTGCTATTGGGCATTATCCTGATTGTGGGTAACTACACAGGCTATCGCCTCGGTGAGCTGATGCGGTTCCGCCAGCTGGTGCGCTAG
- a CDS encoding alpha-L-glutamate ligase-like protein: MGRFNFNQFLAKLRGGFVSPFALRRLGVLGMNARNVHYIARYNDRDLYPIVDDKLNTKRAARRHGIRVPELIAAFDSQPSRRRVLEVIEPLWQFVIKPARGSGGKGILVVVGREGENYLKPSGAMVTKEDVLRHVSNIHSGLYSLGGKPDRVMVEALVDFDPVFDKYSFEGVPDIRVIVFRGFPVMAMLRCSTHSSDGKANLHQGAVGVGIDLATGKSCHAVQRGLRISRHPDTEMPFGELVVPGWRDLLRLASSCYEMTGLGYLGCDIVLDRKRGPLLLEANARPGLAIQVANGVGLRTRLKHIEAMDLEQLEKSVEERVNYSMQEFAAVRTLEQKSA; this comes from the coding sequence ATGGGCAGGTTCAACTTCAACCAGTTCCTGGCCAAGTTACGGGGTGGCTTTGTTTCCCCGTTTGCCCTGCGCCGCCTCGGCGTGCTCGGGATGAACGCACGGAACGTGCACTACATTGCCCGTTACAACGACCGGGACCTGTATCCCATTGTCGATGACAAGCTCAATACCAAGAGGGCCGCAAGGCGCCACGGTATCCGCGTGCCAGAGTTGATTGCTGCGTTCGATAGCCAGCCGAGCCGGCGACGGGTGCTCGAGGTGATCGAGCCACTGTGGCAGTTCGTGATCAAGCCGGCTCGGGGTTCCGGGGGCAAGGGCATCCTGGTGGTGGTCGGTCGCGAGGGAGAGAATTACCTCAAGCCCTCTGGCGCGATGGTGACGAAAGAAGATGTCCTGCGCCATGTGAGCAACATCCACAGTGGCCTTTACAGTCTCGGCGGCAAGCCGGACCGGGTAATGGTCGAGGCGCTGGTGGATTTCGATCCGGTGTTCGACAAGTACTCTTTCGAGGGCGTGCCGGATATCCGTGTGATCGTGTTCCGCGGCTTCCCGGTGATGGCCATGTTGCGCTGTTCCACTCATTCGTCAGACGGTAAGGCCAACCTGCACCAAGGTGCGGTGGGCGTGGGCATCGACCTGGCGACAGGCAAGAGCTGCCATGCAGTACAGCGTGGATTGCGGATTAGCCGCCACCCGGACACGGAGATGCCCTTCGGTGAGCTTGTCGTGCCCGGCTGGCGTGATCTCCTGCGCCTCGCCTCCAGCTGTTACGAAATGACCGGCCTCGGCTACCTGGGTTGCGATATCGTGCTGGACCGCAAGCGTGGTCCGCTGCTGCTGGAGGCCAATGCGCGTCCGGGGCTGGCAATTCAGGTAGCGAATGGTGTGGGCCTGCGCACCCGTCTCAAGCATATTGAAGCCATGGATCTCGAGCAGTTGGAGAAGTCGGTGGAGGAGCGAGTGAACTACTCCATGCAGGAGTTTGCTGCGGTCCGCACTCTGGAGCAGAAGAGCGCCTGA
- a CDS encoding acyl-CoA desaturase has protein sequence MNTVSEAPRIWVTTILFSATALAALILVPLYGIMHGYQWQAWAAFAVYGALCGLSITAGYHRLWSHRTYEAHWSLRWLFALFGAAALQNSILIWSSGHRRHHRHVDDNDHDPYSANRGFWFSHIGWMLRDYPSGKVDFDNAKDLQRDKIVMFQHNHYIPVTLAMNLGLPLLLGIWAGDIIGMLLLAGVLRIVVNHHTTFFINSLAHIWGRRPYTDENTARDNDLLAFFTFGEGYHNYHHIFQTDYRNGIRWYQWDPTKWLIKTASWVGLARNLKTVPAMRIQRAMLDMQFKRAEQKLQQSSHKDSWRELLEKEAQEFSAALGEWKELQSRRYENARERLLAKWESAAIRTRVKELEYSLKMQRKRLSIMMEQFHLSPATAA, from the coding sequence ATGAATACAGTTTCCGAGGCCCCGAGAATCTGGGTCACTACCATTCTGTTCTCCGCCACCGCCCTGGCAGCACTGATCCTGGTTCCCCTCTATGGAATCATGCACGGATACCAGTGGCAGGCCTGGGCAGCTTTTGCCGTTTACGGCGCGCTGTGTGGCCTTTCCATCACCGCCGGCTACCATCGACTCTGGTCCCACCGGACGTATGAAGCACACTGGTCCCTGCGCTGGCTGTTTGCCCTTTTCGGTGCCGCAGCGCTGCAGAACTCCATCCTGATCTGGTCCTCCGGACACCGCCGCCACCACCGCCACGTGGACGACAACGATCACGACCCCTATTCCGCCAATCGCGGTTTCTGGTTCTCACATATCGGTTGGATGCTGCGCGATTACCCCAGTGGCAAAGTAGACTTTGACAATGCCAAGGACCTGCAGCGGGATAAGATCGTGATGTTCCAGCACAACCACTACATCCCGGTCACCCTGGCGATGAATCTTGGCCTGCCGCTGCTGCTCGGCATCTGGGCCGGGGACATCATCGGTATGCTGCTGCTGGCGGGCGTCCTGCGGATTGTGGTCAACCACCACACCACCTTCTTTATCAACTCTCTCGCCCACATCTGGGGCCGCCGCCCCTACACCGATGAGAACACAGCCCGTGACAATGACCTGCTGGCGTTCTTCACCTTCGGCGAGGGTTACCACAACTACCATCACATTTTTCAGACCGATTACCGCAACGGTATCCGCTGGTACCAGTGGGATCCGACCAAATGGCTGATCAAAACTGCCAGCTGGGTGGGCCTGGCCCGCAACCTGAAGACCGTCCCCGCCATGCGCATTCAACGTGCCATGCTGGACATGCAGTTCAAGCGGGCGGAGCAGAAGCTTCAGCAGTCCAGCCACAAGGACAGCTGGCGCGAACTGCTGGAAAAAGAAGCGCAGGAATTTTCTGCCGCCCTCGGCGAGTGGAAAGAGCTTCAATCCCGCCGCTATGAAAATGCCCGCGAGCGCCTGCTGGCCAAGTGGGAAAGCGCCGCCATCCGTACGCGGGTGAAGGAGCTGGAGTACAGCCTCAAGATGCAGCGCAAGCGCCTGTCCATCATGATGGAGCAGTTCCATCTTTCCCCGGCTACTGCTGCCTGA
- a CDS encoding hybrid sensor histidine kinase/response regulator, translating to MSELTPDQVTDAPLQLATPDELDQLDAEQLRSQVQYLQRLLLDVDSGYFEWHPQSGHCRAEGAVWSPFDADAVRALAGLFTGDALALVHSDDRDRLRVLRQRLDGPGGLADATFRAYDSSGRMRWLRIWARSFETQGRDGEQLHFVLGGCADYTESLAGRDASSLPAERALQALAGVGDGLWEWDLRADEVLFDDACWALIGFETSPLDGDSRSSLAQWKRRMLPEDYDRVSQAMQDAVRERIPLDVEYRLWHRDGGIVWLRCRGRLQCNRKDEPLRLLGTLQDVTGSRETFSRVERELESLRGENEHRAGLLFSLSHELRTPLNAILGYSQMVELDHTLNTDQRQRLGEIRRAGQHLLHLVGDVQELARIDTNRVAPAMEAVQPASLVSDCKRLLEPLAETRKVSLIFEPLGWESAYIRVDPVRFKQVVLNLAGNAVKYNQEGGRVVINFAPQSEGWLRLSILDTGKGIPEERRAEVFEPFNRLGAEKSQIEGTGVGLAIAKRLTEAMGGRIDFDSHEDQGSVFWIEFPMIDAPGDVLRLRPEPGSETVFPECNLLVVENRPALLARLRGMLAGAPQVKLLVAADAVEAIFIARSQAVDAVLFDNSLPGMSAADLSGIFSRDPRTEGVRLIEIGGGGSDPVDAALPAEYGPGELARAMEVAGAAT from the coding sequence GTGTCTGAGCTCACTCCCGATCAAGTTACCGACGCCCCCTTGCAGCTGGCCACTCCGGACGAGTTGGACCAGCTGGACGCTGAGCAGTTACGCAGCCAGGTCCAGTACCTGCAGCGGCTGTTGCTGGACGTGGATTCCGGTTACTTCGAATGGCACCCTCAGTCTGGGCATTGCCGTGCGGAAGGGGCTGTCTGGTCTCCCTTTGATGCCGATGCGGTTCGTGCGCTGGCTGGCCTTTTCACCGGAGACGCACTGGCGCTGGTGCATTCCGATGACCGGGATCGCCTGCGGGTTCTGCGGCAGAGGCTGGATGGGCCCGGTGGGTTGGCGGATGCCACATTCCGCGCATATGACAGCAGTGGCCGCATGCGTTGGCTGCGAATCTGGGCCCGCTCTTTCGAGACGCAGGGGCGCGACGGAGAACAGCTGCATTTTGTCCTCGGCGGTTGTGCCGACTATACAGAATCCCTTGCCGGCCGAGATGCCTCGAGTCTGCCTGCTGAACGTGCCTTGCAGGCACTGGCCGGCGTCGGCGACGGCCTGTGGGAGTGGGATCTGCGGGCGGACGAGGTGCTGTTCGACGACGCCTGCTGGGCGCTGATCGGTTTCGAGACCAGCCCCCTGGATGGCGACAGTCGTAGCTCCCTGGCGCAATGGAAGCGGCGCATGCTGCCGGAGGATTACGACCGGGTCTCCCAGGCCATGCAGGACGCCGTGCGCGAACGAATCCCCCTCGATGTCGAGTACCGTCTCTGGCATCGCGATGGCGGTATTGTCTGGCTTCGCTGTCGCGGTCGGCTCCAGTGCAATCGCAAGGATGAACCGCTGCGGTTATTGGGAACCCTGCAGGACGTGACCGGCAGTCGCGAGACCTTTTCCCGGGTGGAGAGGGAGCTGGAGAGCTTGCGCGGTGAAAATGAGCACCGAGCCGGCCTGTTGTTCAGCCTTAGTCACGAACTCCGCACGCCGCTCAACGCCATTCTCGGCTACAGCCAGATGGTTGAGCTGGATCACACCCTCAATACCGATCAACGGCAGCGGCTGGGGGAGATCCGTCGCGCGGGCCAGCATTTGCTTCACCTCGTCGGGGATGTTCAGGAGTTGGCCAGAATCGATACCAATCGGGTGGCGCCGGCAATGGAAGCGGTGCAGCCGGCCAGCCTGGTCAGCGACTGCAAGCGGCTGCTTGAGCCGTTGGCCGAGACGCGCAAGGTCTCGCTCATATTCGAGCCGTTGGGCTGGGAATCCGCCTATATCCGCGTTGATCCGGTCCGTTTCAAGCAGGTCGTGCTCAACCTGGCCGGTAACGCCGTGAAGTACAACCAGGAGGGCGGCCGGGTTGTGATCAACTTCGCCCCCCAGTCCGAGGGCTGGCTGCGTCTTTCTATTCTCGATACCGGCAAGGGTATACCCGAGGAGCGGCGAGCAGAGGTATTTGAGCCGTTCAACCGTCTCGGGGCCGAGAAGAGCCAGATCGAGGGCACAGGAGTGGGTTTGGCAATTGCCAAGCGCCTGACGGAGGCCATGGGTGGGCGTATTGACTTCGACAGCCACGAGGACCAGGGGTCGGTATTCTGGATCGAGTTCCCCATGATCGATGCGCCCGGTGATGTGCTGAGGCTGCGCCCGGAGCCGGGCAGCGAAACGGTGTTCCCGGAATGTAATTTGCTGGTGGTGGAAAACAGGCCCGCCCTGCTGGCGCGGTTACGGGGGATGTTGGCGGGTGCGCCGCAGGTGAAGCTGCTGGTCGCTGCAGATGCCGTCGAGGCAATTTTCATTGCCCGCAGTCAGGCGGTCGATGCCGTACTTTTTGATAACTCTTTACCGGGAATGTCGGCGGCTGACCTGTCTGGAATTTTCTCCCGGGATCCGCGTACTGAGGGTGTGCGGCTTATCGAGATTGGTGGTGGGGGCAGCGATCCGGTGGACGCGGCATTGCCAGCGGAATACGGCCCGGGCGAGCTGGCCCGGGCCATGGAGGTGGCCGGCGCGGCCACCTAG
- a CDS encoding inositol monophosphatase family protein has product MEPMLNIALRAARKAGELIERAWERSDLAKLEEKGRNDFVTEVDRASEQEIIYHLRKAYPKHSIRAEESGILEGAEPDYEWIIDPLDGTTNFIHGVPQFCISIACRYRGRIEHAVVLDPIKREEFTASRGRGAALNGRRIRVSPRQGMRGALIGTGIPFNGPALENIDPYLAALKEIAGQTAGIRRPGAAALDLAYVAAGRFDGFWEMYLNEWDIAAGTLLVREAGGLISDFRGGEGYLDSGNLVCGTPKVFKPLLQIVGKNLGNIR; this is encoded by the coding sequence ATGGAACCCATGCTGAATATTGCCCTGCGCGCGGCGCGCAAGGCCGGAGAACTGATCGAGCGAGCCTGGGAGCGCAGCGACCTCGCCAAGCTCGAGGAAAAGGGTCGTAACGATTTCGTCACTGAGGTGGATCGCGCCAGCGAGCAGGAAATCATCTACCACCTGCGCAAAGCCTACCCCAAGCACAGCATTCGCGCTGAAGAGAGCGGCATTCTCGAGGGCGCCGAACCCGATTACGAGTGGATCATCGACCCTCTCGACGGGACTACCAACTTTATCCATGGCGTGCCGCAGTTCTGTATTTCCATCGCCTGTCGCTACCGCGGCCGCATCGAGCACGCCGTGGTGCTGGACCCGATCAAGCGCGAAGAATTTACCGCCAGCCGCGGACGTGGCGCAGCCCTGAACGGCCGTCGCATTCGTGTGTCCCCACGCCAGGGCATGCGCGGCGCCCTGATCGGTACCGGAATTCCTTTCAACGGCCCGGCACTGGAAAACATCGACCCCTACCTGGCCGCCCTGAAGGAAATTGCTGGCCAGACCGCCGGTATTCGCCGTCCGGGCGCCGCGGCTCTGGACTTGGCCTACGTGGCTGCCGGCCGCTTTGACGGTTTCTGGGAAATGTACCTGAACGAGTGGGATATCGCCGCCGGCACCTTGCTGGTGCGGGAGGCAGGCGGACTGATCAGTGACTTCCGCGGCGGCGAGGGATACCTGGATTCCGGCAACCTGGTCTGCGGCACTCCCAAGGTGTTCAAGCCGCTGCTGCAGATCGTGGGCAAGAACCTCGGCAACATTCGCTGA
- the trmJ gene encoding tRNA (cytosine(32)/uridine(32)-2'-O)-methyltransferase TrmJ — translation MAQSPMSALDNIRIVLVNSAHPGNIGGAARALKNMGLSQLYLVAPREFPAANAIWRAAGAADLLETAVVVDTLEEAVADCALVVATSARERRIPWPLLTPRECGQRAVAEAPSHPVALVFGREDRGLTNEELQACNFHVHIPANPEYSSLNLATAVQVLAYEVRMAALEAEQGAPVSYADWDRPPAKASDMELYFEHLQQALGELGFIDPDNPRQTMTRLRRLFSRVRPDDMELGILRGMLTAIQNYIHRTGGKGRPDS, via the coding sequence ATGGCCCAGTCCCCAATGTCCGCTCTCGACAATATTCGCATCGTGCTGGTCAACAGCGCTCACCCCGGCAATATCGGTGGCGCCGCTCGCGCCCTGAAGAATATGGGTCTGAGTCAGTTATACCTGGTCGCACCGCGGGAATTCCCCGCCGCCAATGCCATCTGGCGTGCGGCTGGTGCTGCCGACCTGCTGGAGACTGCCGTTGTGGTGGACACTCTGGAGGAGGCCGTCGCGGACTGTGCACTGGTGGTGGCCACCAGTGCCCGTGAACGCCGGATTCCCTGGCCGCTGCTGACACCGCGGGAATGCGGGCAGCGAGCCGTGGCCGAGGCGCCTTCCCACCCGGTGGCCCTGGTGTTCGGGCGTGAGGATCGCGGTCTCACCAATGAAGAGCTGCAGGCGTGCAACTTCCACGTCCATATTCCCGCGAACCCGGAATACAGTTCCCTGAATCTGGCCACTGCCGTGCAGGTGCTGGCTTACGAGGTGCGCATGGCCGCCCTGGAGGCGGAGCAGGGGGCGCCGGTCAGTTATGCCGACTGGGACCGTCCGCCGGCCAAGGCCAGCGATATGGAGCTTTACTTCGAGCACCTGCAGCAGGCGCTGGGCGAGCTCGGCTTCATCGATCCGGACAATCCCCGTCAGACCATGACCCGACTGCGTCGACTGTTCAGTCGCGTGCGCCCCGACGATATGGAGCTGGGTATTCTGCGGGGCATGCTGACCGCGATTCAGAACTACATTCACCGGACTGGTGGAAAAGGTCGCCCGGATTCCTGA
- the iscR gene encoding Fe-S cluster assembly transcriptional regulator IscR, which yields MRLTTKGRYAVTAMLDLALHAGQGPISLADISKRQGISLSYLEQLFSRLRQSGLVSSVRGPGGGYRLARDGAEIFVAQIVDAVNESVDATSCGGNSDCAGGEQCLTHYLWCDLSAQIHSFLSGISLADLVARAEVQEVARRQDMREAVKEETVAVLGGL from the coding sequence ATGCGTTTAACAACCAAGGGCCGCTACGCGGTCACAGCAATGCTGGATCTAGCACTGCATGCCGGGCAGGGCCCGATCAGTCTGGCGGATATTTCCAAGCGCCAGGGCATTTCCCTTTCCTATCTGGAGCAGCTCTTTTCCCGGCTGCGGCAGTCCGGCCTGGTCTCCAGTGTGCGTGGACCGGGCGGTGGATACCGACTGGCGCGGGACGGTGCAGAGATTTTTGTGGCCCAGATCGTCGATGCGGTCAATGAATCCGTTGATGCCACCAGTTGTGGCGGTAACAGCGATTGCGCCGGTGGTGAGCAGTGCCTCACCCATTACCTGTGGTGCGATTTGAGTGCCCAGATTCACAGCTTCCTCAGTGGTATCAGCCTGGCGGACCTAGTGGCTCGAGCCGAAGTGCAGGAAGTGGCCCGCCGCCAGGATATGCGCGAGGCGGTGAAAGAAGAGACAGTGGCGGTGCTGGGCGGTCTGTAA
- a CDS encoding IscS subfamily cysteine desulfurase, translating into MKLPIYLDYSATCPVDPRVAKKMAEQLTMEGNFGNPASRSHLFGWKAEEAVEDARRHVAELVNADPREIVWTSGATESDNLAIKGAAHFYQGKGKHIITSKIEHKAVLDTCRQLEREGFEVTYLNPRQDGIVYPEQVEEAMRDDTIVVSLMHVNNEIGVINDIAAIGELCRARKVIFHVDAAQSAGRLPIDLAEMKVDLMSFSAHKMYGPKGIGALYVRRKPRVRLEAQMHGGGHERGMRSGTLATHQIVGMGEAARLVKEEMAAESKRILALRDRFWDKIKDMEEVHVNGSWEQRVAGILNVSFAFVEGESLIMSLKNLAISSGSACTSASLEPSYVLRALGVNDELAHSSLRFSFGRFTTEQDVDTAAAEVRSAVEKLRELSPLWDMYKDGIDLNSIEWAAH; encoded by the coding sequence ATGAAGCTTCCCATTTACCTGGACTATTCTGCTACCTGCCCGGTCGACCCGCGCGTGGCCAAGAAAATGGCGGAGCAGCTGACGATGGAGGGTAACTTCGGTAACCCCGCCTCCCGCTCTCATTTGTTCGGCTGGAAAGCTGAAGAAGCGGTGGAAGATGCACGTCGTCATGTGGCTGAGCTGGTAAATGCCGACCCGCGTGAGATTGTCTGGACCAGCGGTGCCACCGAGTCCGACAACCTGGCCATTAAGGGTGCAGCCCACTTCTATCAGGGTAAGGGCAAGCACATCATCACCTCCAAGATCGAACACAAGGCGGTGCTGGATACCTGCCGTCAGCTGGAGCGTGAAGGCTTCGAAGTGACCTACCTGAATCCGCGCCAGGACGGCATCGTCTACCCGGAACAGGTGGAAGAAGCGATGCGCGATGACACCATCGTCGTCAGCCTGATGCATGTAAACAACGAGATCGGCGTAATTAACGATATCGCCGCGATCGGGGAACTCTGTCGCGCACGCAAAGTAATTTTCCATGTGGATGCCGCCCAGAGCGCTGGCCGGTTGCCGATCGACCTGGCGGAGATGAAGGTGGACCTCATGTCCTTCTCCGCCCACAAGATGTATGGCCCCAAGGGCATTGGTGCGCTGTATGTACGCCGCAAGCCGCGGGTGCGTCTGGAAGCACAGATGCACGGCGGTGGTCACGAGCGTGGTATGCGCTCTGGTACCCTGGCGACGCATCAGATCGTCGGCATGGGTGAGGCCGCCCGTCTCGTGAAGGAAGAGATGGCGGCGGAAAGCAAGCGTATCCTCGCCCTGCGCGATCGCTTCTGGGACAAGATCAAGGATATGGAAGAGGTGCACGTGAACGGCTCTTGGGAGCAACGCGTGGCTGGCATCCTCAACGTGAGCTTTGCTTTCGTGGAGGGCGAGAGCCTGATCATGTCGCTGAAGAACCTGGCGATCTCTTCCGGTTCTGCCTGTACCTCCGCGAGCCTTGAGCCGAGCTATGTATTGCGCGCCCTGGGCGTAAATGACGAGCTGGCGCACAGCTCACTGCGCTTCAGCTTCGGTCGCTTTACTACCGAGCAGGACGTAGATACCGCCGCTGCGGAAGTCCGCAGTGCTGTAGAAAAACTGCGCGAGCTGTCTCCGCTTTGGGATATGTACAAAGACGGTATTGACCTGAACAGCATCGAGTGGGCCGCCCACTAA
- the iscU gene encoding Fe-S cluster assembly scaffold IscU, with product MAYSDKVIDHYEHPRNVGRMDDEADNVGTGMVGAPACGDVMRLQIQVNEDGVIEDAKFKTYGCGSAIASSSLLTEWVKGKTIDEAEQIKNTAIAEELALPPVKIHCSVLAEDAIKAAVRNIREKRGQAVKEEAAE from the coding sequence ATGGCCTATAGCGACAAAGTTATCGATCACTACGAACACCCCCGTAACGTCGGCCGTATGGACGACGAGGCGGACAATGTGGGTACCGGTATGGTCGGTGCTCCCGCCTGTGGTGACGTGATGCGCCTGCAGATCCAGGTCAACGAAGACGGCGTGATCGAGGATGCGAAATTCAAAACCTACGGTTGTGGTTCCGCAATCGCTTCCAGCTCACTGCTGACCGAGTGGGTGAAGGGCAAGACCATCGACGAGGCGGAACAGATCAAGAACACCGCAATCGCCGAGGAACTGGCCCTGCCGCCGGTGAAAATCCACTGTTCAGTGCTGGCCGAGGACGCCATCAAGGCAGCGGTGCGCAATATCCGCGAAAAGCGCGGGCAGGCGGTGAAGGAAGAAGCAGCCGAGTAA